A genome region from Christensenella minuta includes the following:
- a CDS encoding putative PDDEXK endonuclease: protein MDSRNKGKRGELELAKELQKYGFEARRGQQYCGANGDADVVGIPGLHIECKRVERLNVENALRQAEADAKAGEIPVVMHRANREEWKVTLRLKNFMEIWKNDGK, encoded by the coding sequence ATGGACAGCAGAAATAAGGGTAAACGCGGGGAACTTGAACTCGCGAAAGAATTGCAGAAATATGGTTTCGAGGCCCGTCGGGGACAGCAATATTGCGGAGCAAATGGAGATGCGGACGTTGTAGGGATTCCTGGATTGCATATCGAGTGCAAGCGTGTCGAACGGCTAAATGTGGAAAATGCCCTGCGGCAAGCGGAGGCGGACGCAAAAGCGGGAGAAATACCCGTTGTGATGCACCGGGCGAACCGGGAGGAATGGAAGGTCACACTGCGGCTTAAGAATTTTATGGAGATATGGAAAAATGACGGAAAATGA
- a CDS encoding DnaB-like helicase C-terminal domain-containing protein, giving the protein MTRDEYFQLKQKYANAGFENMTDAEMSEFVSYSNTFAKLLDTVSLFGGDALNPKPRMFYRMKHIRQADRSKIVSVKSGLNGVDGRIHGFNKGELSIVSGTNGSGKSTWLSQIALEAATQGFSSVIFSGELRAPRVKEWLMLQAAGRDNLVQDGWMYHVESSAREKIENWMDEKIYVYNNDFGLAVKQIMKALEFFTLIMDVDVIVLDNLMSMDLREYPGDKYEKQTALTMELSNFAKKRNVHIFFVCHPRKSMGLLRKEDISGTADITNAADNVLIVHRVNNDFKNRTMDFFKWKADAAIYNCSNVVEICKNRDLGVQDIFAESYFDQPSKLFLNHMDEYRHYGWEPEQEEWTGETPFDNGKYDDGGKAAEAEEDQGDRLEASV; this is encoded by the coding sequence ATGACGAGGGACGAATATTTTCAGCTGAAACAAAAATATGCGAACGCCGGTTTTGAGAATATGACCGACGCTGAAATGAGCGAGTTTGTGAGCTACAGCAACACGTTCGCGAAGCTGCTCGATACGGTTTCGCTGTTTGGCGGCGACGCGTTAAACCCAAAGCCCAGAATGTTTTACCGTATGAAGCACATCCGGCAAGCAGACCGGAGCAAAATCGTATCGGTGAAAAGCGGTCTTAACGGTGTGGATGGCAGGATACACGGGTTCAACAAGGGCGAATTATCAATCGTGAGCGGCACGAACGGCAGCGGAAAATCGACATGGCTGTCACAGATCGCATTGGAAGCGGCGACGCAAGGATTTAGCTCGGTAATATTTTCCGGGGAACTGAGAGCTCCAAGGGTAAAGGAATGGCTGATGCTACAGGCGGCAGGCCGCGACAACTTAGTGCAGGATGGATGGATGTATCACGTTGAAAGCAGCGCGCGGGAGAAAATTGAAAACTGGATGGACGAAAAGATTTACGTGTACAACAATGATTTTGGCCTGGCGGTAAAGCAGATCATGAAGGCGCTTGAATTCTTCACGCTGATTATGGACGTGGACGTGATCGTTCTTGATAACCTGATGAGTATGGATTTACGAGAGTATCCAGGGGACAAATACGAGAAGCAAACTGCGCTGACAATGGAGCTTTCTAATTTTGCAAAAAAGCGCAACGTTCACATTTTCTTTGTCTGCCATCCGCGTAAAAGCATGGGACTGCTGAGAAAGGAGGACATCTCTGGGACAGCCGATATTACCAATGCAGCTGACAATGTGCTAATCGTACACCGAGTGAATAATGATTTCAAGAACCGCACAATGGACTTTTTTAAGTGGAAGGCTGACGCGGCGATCTATAACTGCTCAAATGTGGTGGAAATATGCAAAAACAGAGACCTTGGAGTGCAGGACATTTTTGCGGAATCGTATTTCGACCAGCCGTCAAAGTTGTTTTTGAACCACATGGACGAGTACCGGCATTACGGCTGGGAACCAGAACAGGAGGAATGGACGGGTGAAACGCCTTTTGATAACGGCAAGTATGATGATGGAGGCAAAGCGGCAGAGGCGGAAGAGGATCAAGGAGATAGGCTTGAAGCATCCGTGTGA
- a CDS encoding DUF6291 domain-containing protein, whose product MAKEAILHQRYRRTIEKLNPERVKALILAMFDYAESGEHEELDEVTDIAFTSIQEQMEYDDLQYQEKCDKNRENIRKRWNKKDTTVYDRIPPYTNDTNTKSNTNTNTNKDIPLPP is encoded by the coding sequence ATGGCAAAAGAGGCAATATTACATCAAAGATATAGAAGAACAATCGAGAAGCTAAACCCTGAGCGCGTTAAGGCGTTAATCCTTGCCATGTTTGATTATGCCGAAAGCGGAGAACATGAAGAGCTTGACGAGGTAACGGACATTGCTTTTACGTCGATACAGGAGCAAATGGAGTACGACGATCTGCAATATCAGGAAAAATGTGATAAAAACAGGGAGAATATTCGTAAGCGTTGGAATAAAAAAGATACGACCGTATACGACCGTATACCACCGTATACGAATGATACCAATACAAAGTCAAATACAAATACAAATACAAATAAAGATATCCCCCTACCCCCTTAA
- a CDS encoding single-stranded DNA-binding protein, with the protein MNLVVLKGRLAMDPEVRTTGSGKTVSHFTVACDAGKDRPADFISCTAWDKTAELIGKWFSKGKEILLTGSVKVSKYETETGTRYKTYVLTSRIEFCGSREAKANETPGGLEGLEEYAPLDDSELPF; encoded by the coding sequence ATGAATTTAGTGGTTTTGAAAGGAAGGCTTGCAATGGACCCGGAAGTGAGGACGACCGGATCAGGAAAGACTGTTTCACATTTCACGGTTGCGTGCGACGCGGGAAAAGACCGCCCGGCAGACTTTATCAGCTGCACGGCATGGGATAAGACAGCGGAGCTGATCGGGAAATGGTTTTCCAAGGGCAAGGAGATATTACTAACTGGCTCTGTTAAGGTAAGCAAGTACGAGACGGAGACTGGAACGCGGTACAAGACGTATGTACTGACAAGCAGGATCGAATTCTGTGGAAGTAGGGAAGCAAAAGCAAACGAAACACCGGGCGGGCTGGAAGGACTGGAAGAATATGCGCCGTTGGATGATTCCGAACTTCCGTTTTGA
- a CDS encoding helix-turn-helix domain-containing protein, producing the protein MSQCEKIIRYMKDFGSITTMQAFDDLDITRLSARIYDLKALGYKIKTETVKRRNRYGEKKVYFKYSLEETA; encoded by the coding sequence ATGAGCCAATGTGAAAAAATCATCAGATATATGAAGGATTTTGGAAGCATAACAACTATGCAGGCGTTCGATGATTTAGACATTACGCGGCTTTCAGCGCGTATTTACGATCTTAAGGCATTAGGGTACAAGATCAAGACGGAAACGGTTAAGAGACGCAACAGATACGGCGAGAAGAAGGTTTATTTTAAATATAGCTTGGAGGAAACGGCATGA
- a CDS encoding HNH endonuclease, whose protein sequence is MKKASTKACEISPEVKRAVAERDGGICVVCGRNVGLPEGHYVPRSKLGMGIPENIVCICRECHEKQHARGCGELVRRRMKEYLEEKYPGFPDEDRVYHKYPEELRL, encoded by the coding sequence ATGAAAAAGGCGAGCACAAAAGCGTGTGAGATATCGCCGGAGGTAAAGCGTGCGGTAGCGGAGCGGGACGGCGGTATATGCGTGGTATGCGGACGGAACGTAGGGCTGCCGGAGGGGCATTATGTCCCGCGCTCTAAACTGGGAATGGGAATACCGGAAAATATCGTCTGCATCTGCCGGGAGTGCCACGAAAAACAGCATGCGCGGGGTTGCGGCGAGCTGGTGCGGCGGAGGATGAAGGAATATTTGGAGGAAAAATATCCGGGATTCCCGGACGAGGACAGAGTATACCACAAATACCCGGAGGAATTGAGATTATGA
- a CDS encoding ERF family protein: MNLYEKIAAVMSDVAYLAKDDNVATGGGRSYKAISEEKVTSTVRTSLLKNKLVILPIAQEHKREDERITDSYGKEKINRITTVNVTYRIVNTEKPEEYIDVPSSGTGVDTQDKGVGKAMTYAYKYMLLRTFAIPTGDDADKLSSDLYDAGLYGEPTEKERREADSKKANEINKGFDPGKTAMATEEQIEAIKAAAKEAKVNIITTLKSKQKQSLHDLTYVEANGFLDLLNSKAGAV; the protein is encoded by the coding sequence ATGAATTTATATGAAAAAATAGCGGCTGTTATGAGCGACGTTGCATATTTGGCGAAAGATGACAATGTCGCTACTGGTGGCGGAAGGTCTTACAAGGCCATAAGTGAAGAGAAGGTGACTTCTACAGTGAGAACATCGCTGCTGAAAAACAAACTGGTCATTCTTCCGATTGCACAGGAGCATAAACGGGAGGACGAGCGGATAACAGACAGCTATGGAAAGGAAAAGATCAATAGGATCACGACTGTAAATGTGACTTACCGCATTGTAAACACAGAAAAGCCGGAAGAGTATATCGACGTTCCGTCTTCCGGCACGGGGGTAGACACGCAGGACAAAGGAGTTGGGAAAGCCATGACATACGCATATAAGTATATGCTCCTGCGCACGTTTGCGATCCCCACGGGCGATGATGCGGATAAGCTGTCGAGCGATCTATACGACGCGGGACTATACGGCGAGCCCACAGAAAAAGAACGCCGGGAAGCTGACAGCAAAAAGGCCAATGAAATCAACAAAGGATTTGATCCGGGTAAAACGGCAATGGCGACAGAAGAACAGATAGAAGCAATCAAAGCGGCTGCAAAAGAAGCAAAGGTTAATATAATCACTACCCTGAAATCAAAGCAAAAGCAATCATTACATGATCTGACATACGTCGAGGCAAACGGTTTTCTTGACCTGTTAAACAGTAAGGCAGGTGCGGTATGA
- a CDS encoding helix-turn-helix domain-containing protein translates to MIHFSRYKSILHESGESNMAEFTHNDLRSAREARKIQRWRLANELGVSEDTVRRWEIGETQPTPDDVGNIERILDAPGLWHRWMLSNYESYRERYTDVPDAGHLAASVIRMKYEVEDLIPYFKKLERDAIDGHVDNDDLKREFPKESHEAIAAIQQLLDIMKSE, encoded by the coding sequence ATGATTCATTTTTCAAGGTACAAATCTATTTTACATGAATCAGGAGAATCCAACATGGCAGAATTTACACATAATGACCTAAGAAGTGCGCGAGAGGCGCGGAAAATCCAACGTTGGCGGTTGGCAAATGAACTAGGCGTATCAGAAGACACCGTAAGGCGGTGGGAAATCGGAGAAACACAGCCCACACCTGACGACGTAGGCAATATTGAAAGAATTCTTGACGCACCGGGACTATGGCACCGATGGATGTTGAGCAACTATGAAAGTTACCGTGAACGATATACGGACGTGCCAGATGCAGGGCATTTAGCAGCTTCAGTAATCAGAATGAAATATGAGGTAGAAGACCTGATCCCGTATTTTAAGAAGCTTGAAAGGGACGCGATTGACGGGCATGTGGACAATGACGATCTAAAGCGCGAATTTCCCAAAGAATCGCACGAAGCAATAGCGGCAATCCAACAGCTACTGGACATTATGAAAAGTGAGTGA
- a CDS encoding helix-turn-helix domain-containing protein: MIFWEKLNHLCTEQNTTVTAVLKELKISTSKGTAWRNGSVPNGVILDKLADYFGVSTDYLLGRTEERGFVSKHAASTIDGTEYDDLPEEAIEEMENYRAYLREKYRKK; the protein is encoded by the coding sequence ATGATTTTTTGGGAAAAATTAAACCATCTATGCACCGAACAGAATACAACTGTCACCGCAGTATTAAAAGAGCTAAAAATAAGCACATCAAAAGGCACGGCATGGAGAAATGGTTCTGTTCCAAATGGTGTTATCCTTGATAAACTCGCAGACTACTTCGGCGTATCCACCGACTATCTTTTAGGCCGCACGGAAGAACGCGGCTTCGTTTCAAAACACGCCGCCTCCACTATCGACGGTACTGAATATGACGATCTGCCGGAGGAAGCAATCGAAGAAATGGAAAATTACCGTGCGTATTTAAGGGAAAAGTACAGAAAAAAATAA
- a CDS encoding ImmA/IrrE family metallo-endopeptidase, with amino-acid sequence MTLNERLDQYIFDEGIAVEEIPLFYYNGFYDYESDWACPVITLNSNIASERQRAAIKGHELGHHFTLSADLFFAPYLVKSRDEYRADRWAAEYYMPVKRLIELYEQGCRTPLDMAEQLEIPVEYLYKGLGIYYRKYGLYEDFGQYRIFWNPFNIKKDRRRRK; translated from the coding sequence ATGACATTGAATGAAAGATTGGATCAGTATATTTTTGATGAGGGAATTGCCGTTGAGGAAATCCCCTTGTTTTACTATAATGGCTTTTACGACTACGAAAGCGACTGGGCTTGTCCTGTTATAACATTAAACAGCAACATTGCTTCCGAGCGACAAAGGGCGGCTATAAAGGGACACGAGTTAGGGCACCATTTCACGTTGAGCGCCGATCTTTTCTTTGCTCCTTACCTTGTAAAGAGCCGTGACGAATATAGGGCCGACCGCTGGGCGGCCGAATATTATATGCCTGTTAAAAGATTGATCGAACTGTATGAGCAAGGCTGTCGCACTCCGCTTGATATGGCGGAGCAGCTTGAGATACCAGTCGAATATTTATATAAGGGTTTAGGCATATATTATCGAAAATATGGTCTATATGAAGACTTCGGCCAGTATCGGATATTCTGGAATCCCTTCAACATCAAAAAAGATCGCCGCAGGAGAAAGTAA
- a CDS encoding tyrosine-type recombinase/integrase, giving the protein MPIYKMNGRRDGKQKYRVRINFIDALGKARQVDRVTYGSDEAKILELKLLQEIRHEAPAKRITLRELFDEYCEVRKNEIRESTLDKFKRIMEYHIMPELEHIKLEKLDTRLLAQWKLNMENKDISLHTKQAAFSVFRTLLNYAVKMEHISKNPLVRIGNFKSSGEIKKEMDFYTAEEFKKFISVARQNAQEAEKRGFLSEWDYYVFFAIAFYTGLRKGEIHGLQWKDISKGYLSVKRSVTQKLKGEDRETPPKNTASIRTLQMPIPLKKILDEHKKRWKQYDGFTSSFKVCGGTKSLRDTSIENHNKKFAQLAGVKKIRIHDFRHSHVSLLANSGINIQEIARRLGHSKIEMTWNTYSHLYPKEEEKAVEILNKIK; this is encoded by the coding sequence ATGCCAATCTATAAAATGAACGGACGGCGCGACGGGAAGCAAAAATACCGTGTGCGGATCAACTTCATAGACGCTCTCGGAAAGGCCCGACAGGTAGATCGGGTTACTTACGGCTCTGATGAAGCGAAAATTCTTGAATTGAAGCTTTTGCAGGAGATACGCCATGAAGCACCTGCAAAACGCATTACCCTGCGTGAGCTTTTTGACGAGTATTGCGAGGTGCGAAAAAACGAGATCAGAGAATCGACGCTGGATAAATTCAAGCGTATCATGGAATACCACATTATGCCGGAGCTTGAACATATTAAGCTGGAAAAATTAGATACGAGGCTTTTAGCACAGTGGAAATTAAACATGGAAAATAAGGATATTTCCCTGCATACCAAGCAGGCGGCATTTTCCGTGTTTCGCACACTCCTTAACTACGCGGTCAAAATGGAGCATATTTCAAAAAATCCGTTGGTAAGAATCGGTAATTTTAAAAGTTCCGGGGAAATTAAAAAGGAAATGGACTTCTACACTGCGGAAGAATTTAAGAAGTTTATTTCAGTAGCCCGTCAGAATGCGCAGGAGGCCGAGAAACGCGGTTTTCTCTCCGAATGGGATTACTATGTGTTTTTTGCCATAGCCTTTTACACAGGGCTTAGGAAGGGCGAAATACATGGTTTGCAATGGAAGGATATCAGCAAAGGTTATTTGTCGGTCAAGCGGAGTGTCACACAGAAGCTTAAGGGCGAAGACCGGGAAACGCCGCCTAAAAACACCGCATCCATTCGCACCCTGCAAATGCCAATCCCATTGAAAAAAATATTGGACGAGCATAAAAAACGTTGGAAGCAATACGATGGTTTTACTTCATCGTTCAAGGTGTGCGGCGGCACAAAGAGCCTGCGCGATACATCTATAGAAAACCACAACAAGAAGTTTGCGCAGCTTGCCGGAGTGAAAAAAATACGAATTCACGACTTCCGGCACTCCCATGTTTCGTTACTTGCGAACAGTGGCATCAACATTCAGGAGATCGCCCGAAGGCTGGGCCACTCCAAAATAGAAATGACCTGGAACACCTATTCCCACTTATATCCAAAAGAAGAAGAGAAGGCGGTAGAAATTCTTAACAAAATTAAGTAG
- a CDS encoding LuxR C-terminal-related transcriptional regulator has translation MFLFLFRGHKDGVATYADFLRTFCGETLPERAFREAPVLHVLYAWYYYLTSRHEEYAFHMDAIMRNLPRIARAGNEFVEFAMLAFHVDYRKSLKKQVQLYTVFGKVLKKFTQEGLATNIASFTHNLPYMHRSNRDYSEIALDPKILSKIDGTFAPLLGPEWEYLRPGILACFTYEKNRLNETLCENESVMGLLTKESKADGRICVMILQHSALWQLGRRQEADSLMDGLCAFVDASAQYFIPNLTAYQTKLKLLDGDKAAAHEWLNSYYVTETNHIEFFRSFQHFTTARAYIATGNTERALHYLLLLKKFGENLSRPLDRCEAGAILAALYWALGRKKEAETQLMETLAVLQPYGFIRVVADEGAGVVPILKRILSKLSDNGYKGPLTRAYLSEVMLAAHSFAGSHVGYIAGIGKKDKPVKLSGQQKHMLELLSQGYKNAEISEMTGLSIPTIKTHTSLAYKKLDVNNAMDAVLKARELGLIE, from the coding sequence TTGTTCCTGTTCCTGTTCCGCGGTCACAAGGACGGCGTTGCCACCTATGCGGATTTCCTGCGCACATTTTGCGGAGAAACGCTTCCCGAGCGGGCGTTCCGCGAAGCGCCGGTGCTGCATGTGCTGTACGCATGGTATTATTACCTCACCAGCCGCCACGAAGAATATGCGTTCCACATGGACGCAATCATGCGCAACCTGCCGCGCATTGCCAGGGCGGGAAACGAGTTTGTCGAGTTTGCCATGCTGGCCTTCCATGTTGACTACCGCAAAAGTCTGAAAAAGCAGGTGCAGCTATATACCGTATTCGGTAAAGTGCTGAAAAAATTTACGCAGGAGGGGCTTGCGACCAATATCGCTTCCTTTACACACAACCTTCCGTATATGCACCGCAGCAACAGGGACTATTCCGAGATCGCGCTCGATCCTAAAATACTTTCCAAAATAGACGGCACGTTTGCGCCGTTGCTCGGCCCGGAATGGGAATACCTGCGTCCGGGCATCCTTGCGTGCTTTACGTACGAGAAAAATCGTCTTAATGAGACGCTTTGCGAAAACGAAAGCGTCATGGGCCTGCTCACTAAGGAAAGCAAAGCAGACGGTCGAATCTGCGTAATGATACTCCAGCACAGTGCACTTTGGCAGCTTGGGCGCAGGCAAGAAGCGGATAGCCTGATGGACGGACTGTGCGCGTTTGTGGATGCTTCCGCGCAATACTTCATTCCCAACCTGACGGCCTATCAAACCAAACTGAAATTGCTGGACGGCGACAAAGCCGCCGCGCACGAATGGCTGAATAGCTATTATGTGACGGAGACGAACCACATCGAGTTTTTCCGTTCCTTCCAGCACTTCACCACGGCGCGGGCATATATCGCGACGGGCAATACCGAGCGCGCGCTGCATTACCTGTTGCTCCTGAAGAAGTTTGGCGAAAACTTAAGCCGCCCTCTGGACAGGTGCGAGGCAGGGGCCATCCTCGCGGCGCTTTACTGGGCGCTTGGCCGCAAAAAGGAAGCCGAAACCCAGCTTATGGAAACGCTTGCGGTATTACAGCCGTATGGTTTCATACGTGTGGTTGCCGACGAAGGGGCGGGCGTCGTTCCCATATTGAAACGGATATTATCTAAATTGAGTGATAACGGTTACAAAGGCCCGCTCACCCGAGCGTACTTAAGCGAGGTTATGCTTGCCGCGCACAGCTTTGCGGGCAGCCACGTTGGTTACATTGCGGGGATTGGCAAAAAGGATAAGCCGGTGAAGCTCTCAGGGCAGCAAAAGCATATGCTGGAGCTTTTATCCCAAGGCTACAAAAACGCGGAGATTTCCGAAATGACCGGGCTTTCCATCCCCACCATCAAAACGCACACGTCGCTTGCCTACAAGAAGCTGGACGTCAACAACGCGATGGACGCGGTTTTAAAGGCACGGGAGCTGGGCCTGATCGAATAG
- a CDS encoding MalT transcriptional regulator family protein, giving the protein MSEETSAFLSDKFMPARLPEVCAPRKALLARVGDAAQDGFVFVSAQGGSGKTVTTLLWLRESGRTPIWIGLDSYDNSLAVFYKQLATGFYSLQPDNENMRGVLTDPAFSATPVEHMVRLLSEMRPPEGLYAVVLDDFHMITSGEILKSLPLVLRRVPRSFTVFLLSRGDIPEELAPLVKNEEKDIIRRERLRFSEAEIRQYFNSLGLFLTPDETRFAYMATDGWAIGVNAVAMSGPVTQGGGHDFAHYFEAQGWNTWDSELQDFCMRTSVADEFDTELAAALSGRPDAPKIMDELSKSNSFLSRLHTDTYRYHHLFQEFLQGRLDQSGIDTNGLYKTVAGYYREHGDYSRALRYWLLSGD; this is encoded by the coding sequence ATGTCCGAAGAAACATCGGCTTTTTTAAGCGATAAATTTATGCCTGCGAGGCTGCCTGAGGTATGCGCGCCGCGCAAGGCCCTGCTCGCGCGCGTGGGCGATGCGGCGCAGGACGGATTTGTGTTCGTATCCGCGCAGGGAGGCAGCGGCAAAACGGTGACCACGCTGCTCTGGCTCAGGGAAAGCGGACGCACGCCCATATGGATTGGACTTGACAGCTACGATAATTCGCTTGCTGTTTTCTATAAGCAGCTCGCGACCGGCTTCTATTCCTTACAGCCGGATAATGAAAATATGCGCGGGGTATTGACCGACCCCGCCTTTTCAGCGACGCCCGTTGAGCATATGGTAAGGCTTTTGAGCGAGATGAGGCCCCCGGAAGGACTCTATGCGGTCGTGCTGGATGATTTCCACATGATCACCAGCGGCGAGATCCTAAAATCGCTGCCCCTTGTGCTGCGAAGGGTACCGCGCAGCTTTACCGTTTTTCTCCTTTCCCGCGGCGATATCCCGGAGGAATTGGCGCCGCTTGTAAAAAATGAAGAAAAGGATATCATACGCCGGGAACGCCTGCGCTTCTCGGAAGCGGAGATCAGGCAGTACTTCAATTCGTTGGGCCTTTTTTTAACGCCGGACGAGACCAGGTTCGCCTATATGGCAACGGACGGCTGGGCAATCGGTGTGAACGCCGTCGCGATGTCCGGGCCGGTCACGCAGGGGGGCGGGCATGATTTCGCACATTATTTTGAGGCTCAGGGCTGGAACACGTGGGACAGTGAGCTTCAGGACTTCTGTATGCGTACCTCCGTGGCGGACGAATTCGATACGGAGCTTGCCGCCGCGCTTTCCGGCCGGCCCGATGCGCCTAAGATCATGGACGAGCTGAGCAAATCAAACTCGTTTTTGAGCCGCCTGCACACAGACACCTACCGCTACCACCACCTGTTCCAGGAGTTTTTGCAGGGGCGGTTGGATCAATCGGGCATCGATACGAACGGGTTGTATAAGACTGTGGCAGGATATTACAGGGAGCACGGCGACTATTCCCGCGCGCTGCGCTATTGGCTTTTGAGCGGCGACTGA